A genomic segment from Alteribacillus bidgolensis encodes:
- a CDS encoding nitroreductase family protein, with amino-acid sequence MDYKDIIRNRREITSYHDKDIPDKVIKELLDAAVLAPSGNNLPSREFIVVQNKEMLQHLEGASPFIPWMKEAKAAIVVTGRPDISKYWLQDASIACSFIWLAAVDNGLGSAFGAIYHAQDQEESRKREGYVREALSIPDDRRIVAILGLGYPSDHPGPKKPPEHSELVHYEVFNQ; translated from the coding sequence ATGGATTACAAAGATATTATTCGAAACCGGCGTGAAATTACAAGCTACCACGACAAAGATATTCCAGATAAAGTCATCAAAGAATTACTGGATGCTGCTGTGCTTGCACCTTCTGGAAATAATTTACCATCTCGTGAATTTATTGTGGTGCAAAACAAGGAGATGCTTCAACATTTGGAAGGTGCCAGCCCTTTTATACCATGGATGAAAGAGGCAAAAGCTGCGATCGTCGTAACGGGCAGACCCGATATTAGTAAATACTGGCTTCAGGATGCTTCGATTGCTTGCAGTTTCATTTGGCTTGCTGCTGTGGACAACGGACTTGGTTCGGCATTTGGAGCCATTTATCATGCACAGGACCAAGAAGAATCAAGAAAAAGAGAGGGGTATGTCCGCGAAGCATTATCCATTCCAGATGACAGACGTATTGTGGCTATTTTAGGACTAGGATACCCTTCTGATCATCCAGGACCGAAAAAGCCGCCAGAACATAGTGAACTTGTCCATTATGAAGTTTTTAATCAATGA
- a CDS encoding molybdenum cofactor biosynthesis protein MoaE has product MNKEKRFEVTDHPISTESVIQKVTRRECGAITTFIGTVREFTDGKRTLRLEYQAYKDMAEKMLEQIDKEVQEKWPNAMSAITHRTGTLEISDAAVVIAVSSPHRKTAYEANEYIIERIKQIVPIWKKEYWDDGSAWIGDQLEKTPYPEGNPPKGANDD; this is encoded by the coding sequence ATGAATAAAGAGAAACGTTTTGAGGTAACGGATCACCCTATATCAACAGAAAGTGTTATTCAGAAAGTAACGCGCCGTGAGTGCGGAGCTATTACTACATTTATCGGAACGGTTCGTGAATTTACTGACGGCAAACGAACTCTTCGCTTAGAATATCAGGCTTATAAAGACATGGCCGAAAAAATGCTGGAGCAAATTGATAAAGAAGTACAAGAAAAATGGCCGAATGCAATGAGTGCGATTACACATCGTACAGGAACGTTAGAAATTTCCGATGCTGCTGTCGTCATTGCGGTATCCTCTCCTCACCGGAAAACAGCATATGAAGCTAATGAATACATTATTGAGCGCATAAAACAAATTGTCCCTATTTGGAAAAAAGAGTATTGGGATGATGGCTCAGCCTGGATAGGTGATCAATTAGAAAAAACCCCGTATCCAGAAGGAAACCCCCCGAAAGGAGCAAATGATGATTAA
- the glp gene encoding gephyrin-like molybdotransferase Glp — protein sequence MVEKRMPLPVAEAVERVMNYKKRQEKEWVPLEKAHGRFLAEDLKADHDVPSFDRSPYDGFAIIAEDTTEASQEKPAVLEVIGEIGAGSVFENEVKQGQAVRIMTGAQIPDSCNAVVMLELVKEKKDNNNSYIEIKRSFKAGDNISFQGEDTKAGTSLIDKGTCITPGISALLATFGYDKVPAAKKPVVGIIATGSELLEVKEPLQPGKIRNSNAYMIMAQIEKAGAEPKYFGKFSDDFDDCLRAVQDALAEVDLLITTGGVSVGDYDYMPAILKELNASVLFNKVGMRPGSVTTIAAMEDKLIYGLSGNPSACYVGFELFVRPIVRHSLFTNKPHLRKSKAVLGTSFPKPNPFTRFVRAKLFDEDGQYQAVPAGLDKSGSVTSLAEASAFIVLPGGTRGYEKGMIVDILLIDDEQGSEWPWANIVPSYK from the coding sequence ATGGTAGAAAAACGAATGCCCCTCCCGGTTGCTGAAGCTGTGGAGCGTGTCATGAATTATAAAAAAAGACAAGAAAAAGAATGGGTTCCGCTAGAAAAAGCACATGGCCGTTTTTTGGCTGAAGATTTAAAAGCCGATCATGACGTACCATCGTTTGATCGCTCTCCTTATGACGGATTTGCTATTATTGCCGAAGATACAACCGAGGCATCCCAGGAAAAGCCGGCGGTACTCGAAGTGATCGGTGAAATCGGTGCCGGCTCTGTATTTGAAAATGAAGTCAAACAAGGACAAGCCGTACGGATTATGACCGGAGCCCAAATTCCCGACAGCTGCAATGCTGTAGTTATGCTAGAACTTGTTAAAGAGAAAAAAGATAATAATAACAGCTATATCGAGATCAAACGGTCTTTTAAAGCCGGTGACAATATATCCTTTCAAGGCGAAGATACGAAAGCAGGAACATCTCTCATCGATAAAGGCACCTGCATTACACCGGGCATCAGTGCATTACTTGCTACATTTGGATATGATAAAGTCCCCGCTGCCAAAAAACCTGTTGTTGGTATCATTGCTACAGGCAGTGAACTTTTAGAAGTCAAGGAGCCCTTGCAGCCGGGGAAAATTCGTAACAGCAATGCCTATATGATTATGGCACAAATTGAAAAAGCAGGTGCAGAACCGAAGTATTTTGGCAAATTCAGCGATGATTTTGATGATTGCCTGCGTGCAGTTCAAGACGCCCTGGCGGAAGTAGACTTATTAATAACGACAGGCGGTGTATCCGTCGGTGATTATGACTACATGCCTGCTATTTTAAAAGAATTAAATGCTTCTGTGTTATTTAATAAAGTAGGAATGCGGCCAGGCAGCGTTACCACCATTGCTGCTATGGAAGACAAGCTTATTTACGGTTTATCTGGGAATCCATCTGCCTGCTATGTTGGCTTTGAGCTTTTTGTTCGTCCGATTGTCCGTCATTCTTTATTTACTAACAAACCCCATCTAAGAAAATCTAAAGCTGTATTAGGCACGAGCTTTCCAAAGCCTAACCCGTTCACACGCTTTGTTCGTGCCAAACTGTTCGATGAAGACGGTCAATATCAAGCGGTTCCTGCTGGTCTTGATAAATCAGGTTCTGTCACTTCTCTTGCCGAAGCGTCTGCTTTTATTGTTCTCCCTGGAGGCACACGCGGGTATGAAAAAGGAATGATTGTGGACATTTTACTGATCGACGATGAGCAAGGAAGTGAATGGCCATGGGCCAACATTGTCCCGTCTTACAAATAA
- a CDS encoding ABC transporter permease codes for MDFLPRLPLADWIDAFVDWLKNADFLFDTLTELIDVIIESLAAIIGFLPSWILIVLISALTFWFAGRKSGLTFFVFLGLFLIDNMGYWEDMVLTLAIVISASLISVVVGVPFGIWMAKNDIVENIIKPVLDFMQTMPAFVYLIPAVAFFGIGEVPGVVASVIFAMPPTIRLTNLGIRQVSTEAIEAADAFGSTASQKLFKVQLPMAKVTIMAGINQTIMLALSMVVIASMIGAGGLGTAVYYAVGRNDAGGGFEAGFAIVILAIILDRLTQSLSKDK; via the coding sequence ATGGACTTCCTTCCTAGACTACCGTTAGCCGACTGGATAGATGCATTTGTTGATTGGTTAAAAAATGCTGATTTCTTGTTTGATACATTAACGGAATTGATTGATGTCATCATTGAAAGCTTAGCAGCCATAATCGGTTTTTTACCTTCATGGATTTTAATTGTTTTAATTAGTGCCCTTACGTTTTGGTTTGCAGGAAGAAAATCAGGGCTTACATTCTTTGTGTTTCTTGGACTTTTTCTCATAGATAATATGGGGTATTGGGAAGACATGGTATTAACCCTTGCGATTGTGATATCTGCATCTTTAATTTCGGTAGTTGTCGGTGTGCCATTTGGGATTTGGATGGCAAAAAACGATATCGTCGAAAACATTATTAAACCAGTACTTGATTTTATGCAGACGATGCCCGCATTTGTATACTTAATTCCGGCGGTTGCTTTCTTTGGTATAGGGGAAGTGCCGGGTGTAGTAGCTTCAGTTATTTTTGCTATGCCGCCGACGATCCGGTTGACGAATTTGGGGATTCGTCAAGTATCTACCGAAGCGATAGAAGCGGCAGATGCATTTGGTTCTACTGCTAGTCAAAAGCTGTTTAAAGTACAGCTTCCAATGGCCAAGGTAACGATCATGGCTGGAATTAACCAGACGATTATGCTTGCTTTATCGATGGTTGTTATTGCTTCGATGATCGGAGCAGGCGGTCTTGGAACAGCCGTGTATTATGCGGTGGGCCGTAATGATGCAGGCGGAGGCTTTGAAGCCGGTTTCGCCATCGTTATTCTCGCTATTATTCTTGATCGCTTAACGCAAAGCTTAAGCAAAGACAAATAA
- a CDS encoding 5'-nucleotidase C-terminal domain-containing protein, producing the protein MLNKWTVCWCAAALLLILPISQASAAEEISREEFIKELMDTMDVPVESWEVEESHFTDVDEEFAPYAEAALELGITNGWTEKEFGTEKSVTGSQALLLSLRALQLENSYDRYDSTIKNGKHRGKAAQLGLLQNYESGPLRPNHPINEDQMDELFDRYENNFERLTFVHTNDVHGRLAADEENGEMGLAKIATIADKIENESESSLIVDLGDAFHGTNVVNFNEGEAAADVMNEIGYDALTAGNHDFNYGYERLLELDDRTDFPVLSGNVVYTESGEEFLTSTHHVRALDKTIALVGLTAADTPISTHPDNVDGLTFENEVDAAQQLVDEARKEADHVVLLTHNGYSVDQKIAEKVDGIDLILGGHSHTTIESPKKHGNTFISQAYEHSKAAGVTHMVFHKNELLTVNGHLIRDHEELEPDPEIEQIISNYEKEVEEQLSEVIGTIDTTLDGARELVRTQETNLGNLVTDAMREMTDADIAITNGGGIRDNMEAGDVTLQDVLTAFPFPNTVVAIELTGEQIIEGIEHGIRLYPEQNGGFPHISGAQFTFDPSQEPGSRIQEFTINGETLDEQETYVAATNDFLAAGGDGYESFAEGETLFESGKALSDVISDYIAAGKPIPKAEGRIIPLD; encoded by the coding sequence ATGTTAAATAAGTGGACAGTCTGCTGGTGTGCTGCGGCGCTATTATTAATTTTGCCAATAAGCCAGGCATCGGCAGCAGAAGAGATTTCTCGTGAAGAGTTCATCAAAGAACTAATGGATACTATGGATGTGCCTGTAGAAAGTTGGGAAGTGGAAGAATCACATTTCACCGATGTCGACGAAGAATTTGCTCCGTATGCAGAAGCTGCGTTAGAACTAGGCATTACAAACGGCTGGACCGAAAAAGAATTTGGAACAGAGAAATCAGTTACTGGCAGCCAGGCCCTGCTCCTTTCACTGCGCGCTCTCCAATTGGAGAACTCATATGATAGGTACGACAGTACTATAAAAAACGGAAAACACCGTGGTAAAGCTGCTCAGCTAGGTCTTCTGCAAAACTATGAAAGCGGACCGCTTCGCCCTAACCATCCTATTAATGAAGATCAAATGGACGAGCTGTTTGATCGATATGAAAACAACTTTGAAAGACTAACTTTTGTACATACCAACGATGTACATGGACGCCTTGCTGCCGATGAAGAAAACGGAGAAATGGGCTTAGCTAAAATTGCAACGATTGCAGACAAGATAGAAAATGAAAGTGAAAGTAGTCTAATAGTAGATCTTGGTGATGCTTTTCACGGTACAAATGTCGTGAATTTTAATGAAGGCGAAGCGGCAGCAGACGTCATGAATGAAATCGGGTACGACGCCTTAACCGCCGGAAACCATGATTTCAATTACGGTTATGAACGATTGCTGGAATTAGATGACAGGACTGATTTTCCTGTGTTAAGCGGCAATGTCGTTTACACAGAATCCGGGGAGGAATTTTTAACTTCCACTCATCATGTGAGGGCTTTGGATAAAACAATTGCGCTCGTAGGGTTAACTGCAGCAGATACACCTATAAGCACGCATCCTGACAATGTAGATGGATTAACATTTGAAAACGAGGTCGATGCTGCACAGCAGCTCGTTGATGAAGCCCGAAAAGAGGCCGATCATGTTGTTCTTTTAACTCATAACGGCTACTCCGTGGATCAGAAAATTGCAGAAAAAGTGGACGGAATTGACTTAATTTTAGGTGGACACAGTCATACGACGATAGAGTCACCTAAAAAACATGGAAATACTTTTATTTCTCAAGCCTATGAACACAGTAAAGCAGCCGGTGTTACTCATATGGTTTTTCATAAAAATGAACTCCTAACCGTAAATGGCCACCTTATACGTGATCATGAAGAATTAGAGCCGGATCCTGAAATCGAGCAAATTATATCAAACTATGAAAAGGAAGTAGAGGAGCAGTTAAGTGAAGTCATCGGCACGATTGATACAACGCTTGATGGAGCACGGGAGTTAGTGCGCACCCAGGAAACCAACCTTGGCAACCTAGTGACAGATGCCATGCGGGAAATGACAGATGCTGATATAGCTATTACAAATGGCGGAGGGATCCGTGATAATATGGAAGCAGGTGATGTGACGCTTCAAGATGTGCTCACTGCTTTTCCATTCCCAAATACGGTAGTTGCAATTGAATTAACCGGTGAGCAAATTATAGAAGGCATTGAACACGGTATTAGGCTGTACCCGGAACAGAACGGAGGTTTTCCGCATATATCCGGAGCTCAGTTTACGTTTGACCCTTCACAAGAACCAGGATCTAGAATTCAAGAGTTCACTATAAATGGTGAAACTCTCGATGAACAAGAAACGTATGTGGCAGCGACCAACGACTTTTTGGCAGCAGGTGGTGACGGCTATGAAAGCTTCGCTGAGGGAGAAACCCTCTTTGAATCAGGTAAAGCACTTAGCGATGTAATCAGCGATTATATTGCAGCTGGAAAGCCTATTCCGAAAGCAGAAGGACGTATTATTCCCCTTGACTAA
- a CDS encoding glycine betaine ABC transporter substrate-binding protein, protein MMKTWKRAGIAAGLSLSLILAACGAEEDEEDTTEGEIPEDTEENGADEGSDEEAAGNIGEEVDYTITGIDAGAGVMAAAEQAIEDYELEDWSVQPSSSAAMTSALDDAIANEEPIIVTGWNPHWKFAVHDLKYLEDPEGSFGESEDIHTLVRNDLEADMPEAYQVLDNFNWEGEDMEEVMLEVNEGTEPEEAARTWVDENEDMVSEWTEGVEEVDGEQITLAFVAWDSEIASTNVVATVLSDLGYEVKTNSMEAPIMFGAVAEGEADAMVAAWLPGTHEQYYNDYEGEFEDLGANLEGAKIGLVVPEYVEADSIEDLQ, encoded by the coding sequence ATGATGAAGACTTGGAAAAGAGCAGGTATAGCTGCAGGACTTTCCTTGTCTCTTATCCTTGCAGCATGCGGGGCAGAGGAAGACGAAGAAGACACCACAGAAGGAGAGATACCAGAAGATACAGAAGAAAACGGTGCAGATGAAGGAAGTGACGAAGAAGCAGCAGGCAATATCGGAGAAGAAGTAGATTACACCATTACTGGTATTGACGCTGGTGCAGGTGTTATGGCAGCAGCAGAGCAAGCTATTGAAGATTATGAATTAGAAGACTGGAGTGTACAGCCAAGTTCTTCGGCTGCTATGACCAGTGCATTAGATGATGCAATTGCCAATGAAGAACCTATTATCGTAACAGGCTGGAACCCGCATTGGAAGTTTGCCGTTCATGACTTGAAATATCTCGAAGATCCTGAAGGGTCTTTTGGTGAATCAGAAGATATTCATACCCTCGTAAGAAACGATTTGGAAGCTGATATGCCGGAAGCTTATCAGGTTCTCGATAACTTCAATTGGGAAGGCGAGGATATGGAAGAGGTTATGCTTGAGGTAAATGAAGGCACTGAACCAGAAGAGGCTGCCCGCACTTGGGTAGATGAAAATGAAGACATGGTTTCCGAATGGACGGAAGGTGTCGAAGAAGTTGATGGTGAACAGATCACTCTAGCATTTGTTGCTTGGGATTCTGAAATTGCTTCTACCAATGTCGTGGCAACTGTATTGTCTGATCTTGGGTACGAGGTCAAGACAAACTCAATGGAAGCACCGATTATGTTTGGTGCAGTTGCTGAAGGTGAAGCAGATGCTATGGTAGCTGCATGGCTCCCAGGGACACACGAACAATATTACAACGATTATGAAGGAGAGTTCGAAGACCTGGGTGCAAACCTTGAAGGCGCGAAAATCGGTCTTGTTGTACCAGAGTATGTGGAAGCTGATTCTATCGAAGATCTTCAATAA
- the moaD gene encoding molybdopterin converting factor subunit 1 produces MMIKILFFARLQEEIGKDSLNIEKAGLTVNQLKQWLEKEHGLHSLDQTMAAVNEDYADGSEVLKEGDTVALIPPVSGG; encoded by the coding sequence ATGATGATTAAAATATTATTTTTTGCCCGCTTGCAGGAAGAAATCGGTAAAGATAGTTTAAATATAGAAAAAGCTGGCTTAACCGTCAATCAGTTAAAGCAGTGGCTGGAAAAAGAGCACGGTTTGCATTCTCTTGATCAAACCATGGCTGCAGTGAATGAAGATTATGCTGATGGATCAGAAGTGCTTAAAGAAGGAGATACCGTAGCATTAATCCCGCCAGTGAGCGGCGGATGA
- the mobB gene encoding molybdopterin-guanine dinucleotide biosynthesis protein B, whose translation MGQHCPVLQIIGYKNSGKTTFMEKLIKKSSCLGLQAASVKHHGHGGEPAKERADKDSCRHQEAGAFLSSVEGSGMLQLQASKTRWDLEEIIELYHHFHPDIIFVEGYKNAAYPKIVLLRNQEDELLLDQCTNVICAISHYKNTDEKRRLPVRHFFMQDDAEYIDYIFQKVRRQDE comes from the coding sequence ATGGGCCAACATTGTCCCGTCTTACAAATAATTGGTTACAAGAACAGCGGAAAAACGACATTTATGGAAAAGTTAATAAAAAAAAGCAGCTGTCTCGGCCTTCAAGCAGCCTCGGTAAAACATCATGGCCACGGCGGAGAACCAGCAAAAGAGAGGGCCGATAAAGACAGCTGCCGCCACCAGGAGGCTGGGGCCTTCCTTTCCTCTGTAGAAGGAAGCGGGATGCTGCAGCTGCAAGCTTCAAAAACGCGGTGGGACCTAGAAGAAATCATTGAATTATATCATCATTTTCACCCTGATATTATTTTTGTAGAAGGCTACAAAAATGCTGCTTATCCAAAAATAGTACTATTGCGTAATCAAGAAGATGAACTCCTTCTAGACCAGTGTACAAACGTAATTTGCGCTATTTCTCATTATAAGAACACTGATGAGAAAAGACGTCTCCCGGTACGGCATTTCTTTATGCAAGACGATGCCGAATATATTGATTATATTTTTCAAAAGGTGAGAAGACAAGATGAATAA
- a CDS encoding quaternary amine ABC transporter ATP-binding protein — translation MAKLKVDGLTKIFGKKPKKALELLKQNKSKDDILSETGNTVGVNRASFSVEDGEIFVIMGLSGSGKSTLVRLLNRLINPTSGNVWVDGEDLSTMDDKTLRETRRKKMSMVFQNFGLFPFRTVLSNVEYGLEIQGEQREDRRQKAFNALELVGLKGYENMYPEELSGGMQQRVGLARALANDPDILLMDEAFSALDPLIRKDMQDELLDLQTKMKKTIVFITHDLDEALRIGDRITIMKDGAIVQVGTPEEILTNPENEYVEKFVEDVDRSKVFTVENVMSRAESVNMDKEGPRVALQRMRDARISSIYVTNRERKLIGIVHADDVSRMVKEGKNNIEEIIQTNVPTAAKDTVLREIMNLLTYTNVPVAVVEEEKLKGVVVRGTVIAALSGSEVEQDGLPS, via the coding sequence GTGGCCAAGTTAAAAGTTGACGGCCTTACGAAAATTTTTGGTAAAAAGCCAAAAAAAGCACTAGAGCTGCTTAAACAAAATAAAAGCAAAGACGACATTTTAAGTGAAACAGGAAATACGGTTGGGGTTAACCGTGCTTCTTTTTCCGTTGAAGATGGAGAAATTTTTGTTATTATGGGGCTTTCGGGAAGCGGGAAATCTACTCTCGTTCGTTTATTGAACCGTTTGATTAATCCTACTTCTGGAAATGTCTGGGTAGACGGAGAAGACTTATCTACTATGGATGATAAAACGCTGCGAGAAACCCGCCGCAAGAAAATGAGTATGGTTTTCCAAAATTTTGGGTTATTTCCTTTCCGAACCGTACTTAGCAACGTAGAATACGGACTCGAAATTCAAGGAGAGCAAAGAGAAGATAGAAGACAAAAGGCCTTCAACGCGCTTGAACTTGTTGGTTTAAAAGGCTATGAAAATATGTATCCTGAAGAGTTGTCTGGAGGCATGCAGCAGCGTGTTGGATTGGCTAGAGCTCTTGCAAATGATCCGGACATCTTATTAATGGACGAAGCGTTTTCCGCACTTGATCCGCTTATTCGTAAAGATATGCAGGATGAACTGCTCGATTTACAAACGAAGATGAAAAAAACGATCGTGTTTATTACACATGACTTGGATGAAGCGCTCCGCATAGGAGACCGTATTACTATCATGAAAGATGGGGCTATTGTTCAGGTCGGTACACCCGAAGAAATTCTCACGAATCCAGAAAATGAATACGTAGAAAAATTCGTAGAAGATGTAGACCGTTCAAAAGTTTTCACGGTAGAAAACGTGATGTCGCGCGCGGAATCTGTGAACATGGATAAAGAAGGACCGCGTGTTGCACTGCAGCGGATGAGAGATGCTAGAATATCCAGCATTTATGTCACCAATAGAGAGAGAAAGTTAATAGGAATTGTCCATGCTGATGATGTATCCCGAATGGTGAAAGAAGGAAAAAACAATATAGAAGAAATTATTCAGACCAATGTTCCGACTGCTGCAAAAGATACGGTATTAAGAGAAATCATGAACTTGCTTACTTATACAAATGTACCGGTAGCTGTTGTGGAAGAAGAAAAATTAAAAGGCGTTGTCGTTCGTGGAACGGTCATAGCGGCATTGTCCGGAAGTGAGGTGGAACAAGATGGACTTCCTTCCTAG
- a CDS encoding agmatinase family protein — protein sequence MAEEFVYGNTPCFLNGKKIHDKKELNEVDAVVYGVPWEGGVTWGNYTSCEMGPKSMRLASGRYSGFLPELDAVDVFEHIKLGDLGDIMINWNSPEETMDHITSFTRKNIWSNLSVFPIGLGGDHSITYPIIKGLVEEQGKKVGIIHLDAHYDNAKTFGDDKYARNTPFARLYELDGVRNESLIHTGIHGPRNKPESGKFANEAGAVTITVRDIRECSDIYKMADEIYQKASQDVDVVYLSICSDILDFAFNPGGPPDANGLTSYELLTLVHEFGKKGIIGMDFVEVYPETDLNQFSAHLASTIVLYALAGVVKNQQG from the coding sequence ATGGCTGAAGAATTTGTTTATGGAAATACACCATGTTTTTTAAATGGTAAAAAGATACATGATAAAAAAGAACTGAATGAAGTAGATGCCGTCGTCTATGGTGTGCCGTGGGAAGGCGGCGTGACGTGGGGGAATTATACGAGCTGTGAAATGGGCCCGAAATCAATGCGCCTTGCGTCAGGCCGCTATTCCGGTTTTTTGCCTGAACTCGATGCTGTCGATGTATTCGAGCATATAAAACTCGGTGACTTAGGCGACATTATGATTAACTGGAACAGCCCGGAAGAAACGATGGATCATATTACCTCGTTTACACGAAAAAATATATGGAGCAACCTGTCTGTGTTTCCAATCGGGTTAGGCGGTGACCATAGTATTACATACCCTATTATTAAGGGGCTGGTGGAAGAACAGGGCAAAAAAGTCGGCATCATTCATCTTGATGCGCATTACGACAATGCAAAAACGTTTGGTGACGATAAATATGCAAGAAATACACCGTTTGCCCGTTTGTATGAGCTGGACGGTGTGCGTAACGAAAGCTTAATTCATACCGGGATTCACGGTCCTCGAAACAAACCGGAAAGCGGTAAATTTGCCAACGAAGCAGGTGCTGTGACGATTACAGTAAGAGATATCCGTGAATGCAGTGATATTTATAAAATGGCCGATGAGATTTACCAAAAAGCAAGTCAGGATGTAGATGTTGTATATTTATCCATCTGCAGCGACATTTTAGACTTTGCTTTTAATCCAGGCGGCCCGCCTGATGCGAATGGTCTTACTTCCTATGAACTGTTGACGCTGGTGCACGAATTCGGCAAAAAAGGAATTATCGGTATGGATTTTGTCGAAGTCTATCCGGAAACAGATCTTAACCAGTTTTCTGCTCATCTGGCTTCCACGATCGTGTTGTACGCTCTTGCCGGTGTAGTGAAAAATCAACAGGGATAA
- a CDS encoding GbsR/MarR family transcriptional regulator gives MDEFNKNKSYEWEKLQSTRHHFISVMAQNMGLYGISETNGRLYGTVLFSDAPMTLDSMSKALEMSKTSMSTGVRALSDACMLSRVWEKGVRKDLYQTEDDWYKSFISVFVNRWREATDNNHDAALEAIHELKEINEQTDDVSLQEQIETDINKLQQAVKYYSWLDEVIALFENGDIFQIVEKK, from the coding sequence ATGGATGAATTCAATAAAAATAAATCATATGAGTGGGAAAAACTGCAAAGTACAAGACACCATTTTATCTCGGTAATGGCACAAAACATGGGTCTGTACGGCATTTCGGAAACTAACGGGAGGTTATATGGAACCGTATTATTTTCCGATGCGCCAATGACGTTAGATAGCATGAGCAAGGCTCTTGAGATGAGCAAAACGAGCATGAGCACCGGTGTTCGCGCCCTGAGTGATGCATGTATGCTTTCTAGGGTCTGGGAAAAAGGTGTGCGAAAAGATTTGTATCAAACCGAGGATGATTGGTATAAATCATTTATTTCTGTATTTGTGAACCGCTGGCGGGAAGCAACAGATAATAACCACGATGCTGCCTTAGAAGCTATTCACGAGTTGAAAGAAATAAACGAACAAACCGATGATGTTTCCTTACAAGAACAAATAGAAACGGATATCAACAAACTTCAACAAGCAGTTAAATATTACAGTTGGCTCGATGAAGTGATTGCTCTTTTTGAAAACGGAGATATTTTTCAAATTGTTGAAAAAAAATGA